One region of Monomorium pharaonis isolate MP-MQ-018 chromosome 11, ASM1337386v2, whole genome shotgun sequence genomic DNA includes:
- the LOC105832225 gene encoding U6 snRNA phosphodiesterase isoform X2: MRRAEMIIKLLALPASILSWKGVEYNEEVIDNPLDHDGRIRSFKHERGNWATLIYINYIPNDCLHIWIDSVISKLPVKGSIISSLHISLSRTLILKFHWIESFVEGIKQSCHRFNKFVVQLTNIKVYCNEEKTRTFLGIYCQDEDGMLKCLTEALDNVLAEYQLPSFYKDTSYHISFFSCLGDKRAYLKEILPSLTNSLNKFLMENMEDGYVHVNDIQCKIGNKCYSFELK; this comes from the exons ATGAGAAGAGCAGAGATgatcataaaatt GTTAGCTTTACCTGCAAGTATTTTATCATGGAAAGGAGTTGAATATAACGAAGAAGTGATTGATAATCCACTCGATCATGATGGACGTATACGAAGCTTTAAACATGAGCGTGGTAATTGGGCAACTTTGATTTACATAAAtt aCATACCCAACGATTGTCTTCACATTTGGATAGATTCTGTGATAAGTAAATTGCCTGTCAAAGGCAGTATCATTTCTAGTCTTCACATTAGTCTCAGCCGTACTTTGATTTTAAAGTTCCATTGGATTGAATCATTCGTAGAGGGCATAAAACAGTCGTGTCATAGATTCAATAAATTTGTCGTACAACTTACGAATATAAAGGTGTACTGTAATGAAGAGAAAACTCGTACATTCCTTGGTATTTATTGTCAAGATGAGGATGGAATGTTAAAGTGCCTGACGGAAGCCCTTGATAATGTATTAGCTGAATATCAATTGCCATCATTTTATAAG GATACTTCATATCACATCAGCTTCTTTTCGTGCCTTGGAGACAAGCGAGCCTACTTAAAAGAAATTCTACCATCTCTCACTAacagtttaaacaaatttttaatggaaaacATGGAAGATGGTTATGTGCATGTCAATGACATACAATGCAAAATTGGCAATAAATGTTAtagttttgaattaaaataa
- the LOC105832222 gene encoding tonsoku-like protein: protein MNIDKLLKKKQHAKHNNNLRQLAEITNTLGDTYFERNRPKEALREYMEQLRCCEELQDKLSCAIAHRMIGEVYASMGNYEQALTHQNLHLEGAKEMKNSIEEQRAFATLGRTHFCSAESLTGKKRNEALENAKKAYTQSMELCDKLTTEIKLEEKTLMRARLLLNLGLTLEAQGETRQAISLIEQATALCVSNNFQEDLHRTCISLATIYERQNDLELALSYIETAATVNDVCLKAEAKLTKAELFMRTGQWIKTREILVSLYRSSGLPKDVNQQVEKYLRIIVTICRAENSLLDEPDVQSKQKLYETLGDAAVAVRCFDKGVEYYRHMLTCAEETGEQIGISLISLAQTLKDAGRCKEALPFAQSELDLCISPRERCRSALFLADLLAATDAADTEIRRYYILALSSANESDVKLQRSVARELVNYLESIGQFDEAETTRQKAGLTEASNDTESEVSSDEESDAIGADICLEDLSDLEEAEESDVKATVTSTRKRRRRGTAVITRNAKGETDLHVACINGNIAAVERLLSSGHSTNVRDNLGWTPLHEAANFGHVEIAELLLKYGAEINDPGGISCYGMTPLHDAASCGHSSMIELLMRHGADVTRTTRSGDTVLDCLEDWRERVNLSPEDLVEYDAIRKKLLAVIPARKRRKRFSDDASTLDKKSASSFETEPEVSAGEDYKRTIARLRSFNKNSTKNTVKAFKASNNDTPLVSEEQVLVDDWLEDDIGITTTKKKSTSQTNQNKSSSHHAATIKRKSSEGNLENIAKKLKLNDARRSKDDFSTSENSDEDSAEICQYEGPKRTRRKRQTSLISNGFTVSRSPSPVPYLQPQLPHTTVSSKQHDKEYVHLRMSVKEEVFDLKMAICEDERDFITCIISTTERMFHDETGCTIKLQLQSMNGTAITKEGILKNARENANDATKLECEVVELQVPSIVERYKTICCSRNLIPCEIVLKCLRSCENTSIFRVKADDIDDKQLLIPLLKTLEYEKSIKLLQLSGTVLLTAGTHLHRCLSNLTSLQELYLKGCDIDFACLRQVNSLPPQLRVLDLSYNPLGAEGRDTLRKLIAPLRYLQTLNLRYCMLEDFHLPLDNPNLTSCDISWNKLNRDATASFLSRQLFDLNLSNILPSNRSVLSLDTMTLSPSLESLDLSFCDVTDFDVKIILKQLPRLLKLILSGNTNVSVLSVNALLSRQPTLNYIDVSGCKNIASHPEAKLFIQNPEICTLLASIEPNLCNSWIKLWRGAGIITKLPHNLAIFKPV, encoded by the coding sequence atgaACATCGATAAACTTCTTAAGAAGAAGCAACATGCCAAACATAACAACAATTTGCGCCAATTGGCCGAGATCACAAACACTCTGGGGGACACGTACTTTGAGAGGAATCGGCCGAAAGAGGCTCTGCGAGAGTACATGGAGCAGCTGAGGTGCTGTGAGGAACTACAGGACAAGCTAAGCTGTGCAATTGCACATAGAATGATCGGGGAGGTTTATGCGAGCATGGGAAACTACGAGCAGGCGCTGACACATCAAAATTTACACCTGGAAGGCGCCAAGGAGATGAAGAACTCGATAGAGGAGCAGCGCGCATTTGCCACCCTGGGCAGAACTCATTTCTGCTCAGCCGAGAGTCTAACTGGTAAGAAACGCAACGAGGCCTTGGAGAACGCGAAAAAGGCTTATACACAGAGTATGGAACTGTGCGACAAACTGACTACCGAGATCAAACTAGAAGAGAAAACACTGATGCGAGCGAGATTGCTTCTCAATCTGGGACTAACACTGGAGGCTCAGGGGGAGACACGACAGGCGATCAGTTTGATCGAGCAGGCGACTGCCTTGTGCGTGTCCAACAACTTCCAAGAGGATCTGCATAGAACGTGCATCTCCCTGGCGACCATATACGAGCGGCAGAACGATCTTGAGCTAGCATTAAGCTACATCGAGACCGCAGCCACCGTGAACGACGTATGCCTAAAAGCTGAGGCAAAGCTGACGAAGGCTGAACTGTTTATGCGAACCGGTCAGTGGATCAAGACGCGCGAAATACTGGTCTCCCTGTATAGAAGCAGCGGCTTACCGAAAGATGTTAATCAGCAGGTGGAAAAGTACTTGAGAATTATCGTAACTATATGTCGAGCGGAAAACAGTCTTCTTGACGAGCCTGATGTTCAGTCCAAGCAAAAGTTATACGAGACTTTGGGCGACGCGGCGGTTGCCGTGCGGTGCTTCGACAAGGGTGTCGAATATTATCGACACATGTTGACCTGCGCGGAGGAGACAGGCGAGCAAATAGGTATCTCCTTGATAAGTCTGGCTCAAACGCTTAAGGATGCTGGACGATGCAAAGAGGCGTTGCCCTTTGCGCAGAGCGAACTGGACCTCTGCATCAGTCCTCGAGAGAGATGCAGATCGGCGCTGTTTCTGGCGGATCTACTAGCAGCGACAGACGCCGCTGATACGGAAATCCGGCGGTATTACATCTTAGCGCTAAGCTCGGCAAACGAAAGCGATGTCAAGTTACAAAGATCCGTTGCAAGAGAACTCGTTAATTATCTCGAGAGCATAGGCCAGTTCGACGAGGCAGAGACTACGAGACAGAAAGCAGGATTAACAGAAGCATCGAATGATACGGAGAGCGAAGTGTCGTCCGATGAGGAGAGCGATGCGATTGGCGCGGATATCTGCCTGGAGGATCTGTCCGATCTGGAGGAAGCCGAAGAGAGTGACGTCAAGGCGACAGTTACCAGCACCaggaaaagaaggagaagagGAACGGCGGTGATTACGAGGAACGCAAAGGGCGAGACGGACCTGCACGTGGCGTGTATCAACGGTAATATCGCCGCGGTCGAGAGGCTTCTGTCGTCCGGTCACTCGACCAACGTCAGGGACAACTTGGGCTGGACACCGCTTCACGAGGCTGCCAATTTCGGTCACGTGGAGATCGCAGAGCTGCTGCTAAAGTACGGCGCGGAAATCAACGATCCGGGCGGCATATCCTGCTACGGCATGACGCCGTTGCACGACGCTGCGTCCTGCGGACACTCCTCGATGATAGAGCTCTTGATGCGGCACGGGGCGGACGTGACGCGCACGACCCGCAGCGGCGACACGGTGCTGGATTGCCTGGAGGATTGGAGGGAACGCGTAAATCTGAGCCCCGAGGATTTGGTCGAGTACGACGCGATCCGTAAAAAACTCTTAGCTGTTATACCggcgagaaagagaaggaaaaggTTCAGCGACGACGCTTCGACACTGGACAAGAAGTCCGCGTCGTCGTTCGAGACAGAACCTGAGGTATCTGCCGGCGAAGATTACAAAAGAACGATAGCGAGATTGCGATCgttcaataaaaattcaacaaaaaacaCCGTTAAAGCATTTAAGGCCAGCAATAATGATACGCCCTTAGTGAGTGAGGAACAAGTTCTCGTCGACGATTGGCTTGAAGATGATATTGGGATTACGACGACGAAGAAAAAGTCTACAAGTCAAACTAATCAAAACAAATCAAGCAGTCATCATGCCGCCACGATCAAACGAAAGTCTTCCGAGGGAAATCTGGAGAACATCGCTAAGAAATTGAAGCTGAACGACGCGCGTCGAAGCAAGGACGATTTTAGCACGAGCGAGAACAGCGACGAGGATTCCGCCGAAATTTGTCAATACGAAGGACCTAAAAGAACTAGAAGAAAACGACAGACGTCTTTGATCTCGAATGGATTTACTGTGTCTCGTTCGCCATCCCCGGTGCCTTATTTGCAACCGCAGTTGCCGCATACGACAGTAAGCTCGAAACAGCACGACAAGGAATACGTACATTTACGTATGTCTGTTAAGGAAGAAGTGTTCGATCTAAAGATGGCAATTTGCGAAGACGAGAGAGATTTCATAACATGCATTATCAGTACCACCGAACGCATGTTCCATGACGAAACCGGCTGTACAATTAAGTTGCAGTTGCAGTCGATGAACGGGACTGCCATAACGAAGGAAGGTATCCTGAAAAACGCGAGAGAAAATGCAAACGACGCGACGAAATTGGAATGCGAGGTAGTCGAGCTGCAGGTTCCGTCCATCGTCGAGCGATACAAAACCATCTGTTGTAGTCGCAATTTGATCCCCTGCGAGATCGTGTTAAAATGCTTGAGATCTTGCGAGAACACCTCGATATTTCGTGTAAAAGCTGATGATATTGACGATAAGCAATTGCTTATACcgttattaaaaactttagaaTACGAAAAAAGTATTAAGCTACTACAGTTATCGGGTACCGTATTGCTAACAGCAGGAACACACTTGCATCGATGTCTCTCGAATCTTACGTCTTTGCAGGAACTCTACTTAAAAGGCTGTGATATTGACTTCGCCTGTTTGCGCCAAGTAAACTCATTGCCACCTCAGTTAAGAGTCCTGGATCTGAGTTACAATCCGTTGGGTGCCGAGGGTCGCGATACCCTTCGGAAGCTAATCGCGCCCTTGAGATACTTGCAAACCCTTAACTTGCGTTACTGCATGCTCGAGGACTTTCATCTTCCACTTGACAATCCCAATCTGACGAGCTGCGATATTTCATGGAACAAATTAAATCGCGACGCGACGGCCTCTTTCCTGAGTAGGCAACTATTCGATTTGAATTTATCTAATATTCTGCCTTCCAACCGTTCCGTCTTGAGTCTGGATACGATGACTCTCTCACCCAGTTTGGAATCGCTGGACCTTTCGTTCTGCGACGTGACGGACTTTGATGTAAAAATCATCCTAAAGCAATTGCCTagactattaaaattaatactcagtgggaatacaaatgtatctgTATTATCTGTAAACGCGTTGCTAAGTCGTCAACCTACGTTAAATTATATCGATGTTAGTGGTTGTAAAAATATCGCAAGCCATCCAGAAGCaaagttatttatacaaaatccTGAAATTTGTACGCTACTGGCTAGTATAGAGCctaatttatgtaattcgTGGATTAAATTATGGCGAGGTGCGGGCATTATAACGAAATTACCTCATAATTTAGCGATTTTTAAACcagtataa
- the LOC105832225 gene encoding U6 snRNA phosphodiesterase isoform X1, which translates to MAGLDLIQTYSSDSDEDEKSRDDHKIVNKLALPASILSWKGVEYNEEVIDNPLDHDGRIRSFKHERGNWATLIYINYIPNDCLHIWIDSVISKLPVKGSIISSLHISLSRTLILKFHWIESFVEGIKQSCHRFNKFVVQLTNIKVYCNEEKTRTFLGIYCQDEDGMLKCLTEALDNVLAEYQLPSFYKDTSYHISFFSCLGDKRAYLKEILPSLTNSLNKFLMENMEDGYVHVNDIQCKIGNKCYSFELK; encoded by the exons ATGGCCGGTTTGGATTTAATACAAACATACTCTTCCGATTCGGACGAAGATGAGAAGAGCAGAGATgatcataaaattgtaaacaa GTTAGCTTTACCTGCAAGTATTTTATCATGGAAAGGAGTTGAATATAACGAAGAAGTGATTGATAATCCACTCGATCATGATGGACGTATACGAAGCTTTAAACATGAGCGTGGTAATTGGGCAACTTTGATTTACATAAAtt aCATACCCAACGATTGTCTTCACATTTGGATAGATTCTGTGATAAGTAAATTGCCTGTCAAAGGCAGTATCATTTCTAGTCTTCACATTAGTCTCAGCCGTACTTTGATTTTAAAGTTCCATTGGATTGAATCATTCGTAGAGGGCATAAAACAGTCGTGTCATAGATTCAATAAATTTGTCGTACAACTTACGAATATAAAGGTGTACTGTAATGAAGAGAAAACTCGTACATTCCTTGGTATTTATTGTCAAGATGAGGATGGAATGTTAAAGTGCCTGACGGAAGCCCTTGATAATGTATTAGCTGAATATCAATTGCCATCATTTTATAAG GATACTTCATATCACATCAGCTTCTTTTCGTGCCTTGGAGACAAGCGAGCCTACTTAAAAGAAATTCTACCATCTCTCACTAacagtttaaacaaatttttaatggaaaacATGGAAGATGGTTATGTGCATGTCAATGACATACAATGCAAAATTGGCAATAAATGTTAtagttttgaattaaaataa